The genome window GTGTATAAGCTAAAATACTATTTGTGTGCAAACAAAACTCTTAGATTATGACGTATGACAAACCATATTAGTGTTTAAATATAACATAAATTTTGATTTTTACAATTAATGTagatatcaataaattcaactatTGTGCCAAAGATTATACATACGATACTACCGCTATTTATTATTCAAATAAAAATTAAACATGATAAAGTACTTCACATTTATAAGAAGAGCATGAGAAATATCGCATAAGCAATATTCATGTTATTATATCCAGAATAAAGCAAATTATATTCCAATTCATGAGTGCACCTTTATTATAAAAACTTAGCAGTAAAGAAAAAATTGCAATTCTAGACACATGAAAACCAAGATGCTAAAATCAAATGACGAAAATCCACTCATTTTCCTCAAACTTCCTCCTTAATGGCTCTCGAGCAGacaaataatttcagtttttacaTTATTATTGTAAGTGTACAAATGTAAATTTAAGCTAAAATTCTGGTCATAAGTGAATGGAACTCCTAGACCTAACATCTAGCCGAGAATATAAGTTTCCAGAGGGAATACAatatttcatttttaaaattaatgCAGCTACTAACAGATTCAATTATTATAATAGAATATATTTAACATTTATTATTCACAACAAAAATTATCACTACTTAGTTCTTTGcttttataataaataataaaagagGATAAACAAAATCGCATGACCCAAAAAGGTGGTCCTACTCCTAGCCAACTCATATTGAGGAAGGTCCATATTTAAACAAGGTCCAACTTGAAAGATCTGAACCCTAAACTTCAGATTAAGCGTCCATCCTCTCCTCTCCGCTCCATTTCACAGAAACCGGAGCTCGACGGTGAACAAGTTTCGGCTAAGGTGTCTGATTTAAGGTTTGATTTCGGCAGATCAATTTTATTGTCTTCTTCAACAACTTGTGTTTGTGTGTGCGTGGTTCTTTTGTCCAGCAACAAATCATGGGGTTGAGCTTATAAATTGTCAAACTCTAGTAATCAAATCATTCATGGAGTATCTCATTTAAACTTCAACTGATTTTCTGGAAGAAACCGATAAACATCCCAAAGTCGGAAATCCCAACCAAAGTCTTCAGAATTGAGATTGTCCAAAGTTGAGCCTTGCCAATTGTCGCTTCTCTAATCCGGCGAACTCCACGTCGCTGTTGTTTCTCTTCCAACAAAGCCACTATAagtttcttctatttcttttctctcctctcttctcttctcttctcttctgtCATCAAGAAAAACAAATGATCTGATTGTCTGCTAGAACTTGTCTAATTTCAAATACTAAAATCAAATGAATCTCCATAACCCAGTTTTGGGGGCGTGTGTGTGTTCGCTTAGAATTGGGTTCTCAGAAATGTATTTATTGTTCCTCACATTCACCTTCCACTATTGTATCTACTAAAATCTTAGTCATTCTGGCTTTCTTTGGATTTGGTTCTGCTCAATGTTGAAATAGTTAATTGTTcctatgtaaaaaaaaaaaaaaaaaaaaaaggcagcccggtgcacaagcACCCCGCGTTCATGCATGATCCGAGGAAGGGTTgcaccccaaggggtgtgatgtagacagcctacctTGATGTAAGTATTAGTGgttgcttccacggctcgaacccgtgacctatacgTCACACGGAAATAATTTTATCATTGCTCCAAGGTTCACCTTCAATTGTTCCTAtgtaagttttaaaaaatatagcCATTCTAACACTTGAATAGAACAAAGAGAGTTATGTTAGGTGGACAGTCTTGACTATGGTGAACCTTCTAAATATTGGATATAGAGAATGTATATAGCCGGCTTTAGGATTGAAgtttagttgattgattgattaacgTTGTTGAAATGGGGTCCTTTGTATGGATGTCTTGGGCTGGTGGATTTCAAAATCTTCCCAATAATCCACCCACAATGTCTTTTTTTACTTGGAACTCATCACTGTCTGACTTATGCATTCAGCATTAGTTTTTACTTTTTTCGTGTATTCAACATTCGTTTAGTGCTCTACTTTCTAGTTTTGAAGAATTTATGGCTGTTGGTAGGATttttgctggcaactagtacttCCTACTGCTTTTGCACCTTATATTTACCATTATTAAAAAAAACAAAGTTCAAAGTGATGTAGCAGCTACATAAACTTGGCTCCCATTTGAAGATGATTGCGCACACCCCCTCCCCCCAATTATTTGGTGGATGAATTTAGAACTTACTTTGGAAAAATAATTTAGAAATTTGAGAAATTGGTATGTTCATAtcatgaaatgtttaaaatgTCATTTTTATTGTGGGACTTTGTTGTTTTTAGTTAGTCTTGAACTATATTCTTTTCACGAAAATAAACTAAGGTTTTGCAAATTGGTTGACACATTTAAAGTGTCCAAAACAAAGATTTCAATATTTGAATTCATATTGAGATCCTCATCCTCTCATCCAAACAGGGTCTTTTATCTCTGCTTTTCCGGCTACAGTTTGAAGCGAGTTGCACAATGCCGTCTCTCCAAACAGCATTGCCTCCTGAACTAGCCAACAATGCTATCCGAGTTAGTACCATTTACTGATCAGCTATTTGATTATATGAAAGCCTCTAAAATTTCTTTCAAGTGATTTATGCTGCATTTATTTCTCTTTCTTGTCTCTTAGCTTTATCGTGAGTGTCTCCGACGAGCAAAATATATTGGCAGTAAGGTATGTTGTTCTTCTTTATGTTGTTCTGAAATTATGTTAGTCGTGGTGGTTGTTGTCTAGAACATTTCTCATTTTACTTTAGCCCACTCTTTTAGTTTTGATCGTCTTTTGTTGTGGTCCTTTAAAATTCAGATGCGTGATTAAGTTGGTTGATATTAAGCACAGTCTGTTTATGTGAACTATGGTGGAGATTCTGTAAAGGCGTTATTAACTCCATGAACACATTGTCCTTACTCACAAAATGAGGTGCACCCGCTGTTCTTTAAATCCTTCGATTTGTTCTCAATGTTTATGGTTAGGAAGGAATGTTTTGACGATGTGCTTGCTCTGAAGCAGTTGCCTTTTATCTCCACAAATTTATTTGGTGGAGATGAATTTCACCTGTGTATTTATATTCTCTAGCTTGACATTTACTTCAATTATCGTCGTGGAGATGACATGCTTTAATTAGAGCAAGAGAACCCAATAAAGACTACGCTTATATCCATAATCTAAAAGCTTTTTGGAGTCAAAGAGTAGTCTCGGTTGTGCTGGTTGGGATGTTTATCGTTTGGGAGAAGGAGCAAGAATAACAACTATGCCTCAGTGCCAAACAAGTTGGGGTCAACTATATGAATGCTCACTTCTCTATCTAAGCGGCTGGGAGGAGGAGATAAGGTGAGGAAAAACAAGAGAGAGGAATAGGGAGAGAGAAAGTCAATTTTGTCATTTAAATTAAATGGAGATATCAAAATGCGGTGTGAAAATTGGAATGCATATAAATTCTAGCCGGCGCCAGACTATTGAATGGTAAAATAGCCAACATTACTCCTTTGTGTACTTTGCTTTTTGAATACAAGATAAATGGAGTTATTCCAACATGACCAAATTCATTTGTTGTTGTCGGGGGATTCCTTATGCTAGACTAATCCTGTTCTAGATTATCCAAGAGAGATTGGTTATTTCATCCTTGATAACATGCCTGTTTCGAGTGTGGTACTTAGTTTTTGGAGAGCCTACAATATCCCTCCATGTTTCCATTGGTTGTTTCTTTAAGATTACCAATTTTCTCAAAGCTAAGAAAGGGAAAAGTGGGCTGAGTTGAGTACTTGGATGTTTCCTGTGGCTAAAGCTTTTTCCTAGGCTTAACTCACCTATCTTTATGCTTCCAGTAGTCTCCTGGCTGGGTTTGCGTTATCGGAAGGGGAGAGAAAAATTCATGTCATTCACTAATTACCGGTTAGACTCAGCATCACAGATAAAAAATTTATAAAGGAAAAGATTAGCTCTTTTTTGTCTTCCATGGATGTCTGCTCAGAAGTGTTTTACTGACCTCAGCGATGAAGATATGCAGGTTGCATGTGCTCATGCTGGCTACCCTATGATTTGACATTCTTATCTCCCTTGGAATTGTCTTTGCTTGCTTATGATAAGGATTCCTTTGCTGAGATGCTTTATCCAAATCTGGAGTTGCCCTTCCTTTTCTTTTTGCAACAACAAAAAGATATAAATATTACTCCTAATAGCTTATTTTCTGATGATCTTTTGAGAACTAGCTACTTACATAGTTGCCTGTTGCGAACTTGCAGCAACATAACACCGAGCTTCTTGTTGGTATGGTAAGACAGCAGTTCAAAAAGCATATGCACGAGACTGATCCGGATAGAATTCAGAAATTGAAGGATGAGTGAGTTCATTCTACCCTTGTTTTtcccatataatgaatgtctgcCAAACTGGCGGGAGTTTTATAAGGATTTACTTTAGAGTTCACTCACGAACCACCTTCTGATTGAAAGTATTCTTAGCTTTCTTGGTCTCATCTGCTGTGGTTTTCTGGTACTCTTCTTCTAAAATATTCTGTAGGATTAGAGAGAGAAGTATATTGACACTCTAGTACACTTCCCTAAGAACCTACACTACATCCTGATTCTACCTATTTGGTGCATTTTCTTTTGTTTATCTTTTACTTGTTTTAAATTTCTTTTCCTTATTTCACATTGCATCTCTGTAAGAATTGGTCTTAGTGAAGCCATTGTCTTTCTTTTGGTATTGTAGTGCTGCGAGGGGGCTCATAAACCACATGTTGCATGAATCTGAGAAGATGACTGGCCGGAAATTCAGCCAGAGTTCTTGAATTTGCCTGTTCCAAGCAATTGGCTTTTAGGACCAGACTGAAAGTTTGTTATTAGCATGATGTTTTATTAGCATAATTAATACAGACCATACAGCCATGCTAAAAGTTTTACAAGAAGTTGAGCTTGTGATGAGGCTCACTGTAATCTGAAGAACGTGGCATCATTTCTGATTATCATGCGAATACATTTTTCCATATTCTTGATTGATTAGAGCCCTGGAATAATTAAAACATATTCCCTCTGTAGTAAACTTGTCACCTTTCAGTTTGAGGTTCGATTTTTTCATTCTGTTTTTCCCCCAACCTTTGAGGGTCAACTTTCCCACAGCTTGGCCAGGAATATTGAGAAGTATTTATGGTACTTTTGAGATGAAAATGCCTTAATCTTTTAGTACTAGTGTATAATTCAATAAAAATGTTGAAGCGATGAATTTGTttgcattattttttcttctgtaaataaGTTAATTGACCCTGAAAATCATGGAGTGAACCTTTGGGATGCAAATGGTGACAATGACAACtgcattatttttttttatgCAAAAAGAATCCCATGGTAAAAGAAAACATGCAGAAAATTGATTCAACAACACCCTAAATCTAAATAGTCCAAGGTGAAATTATAAGTTTGAAACAACTCGTATTCATAATAACGCCTGGTTTCATTCATCTTTATTAATGGGCAACAGCAACTTCTCTGGCCCTTGGGATGAAATCAAAGTGAATGATGTTGATGTTCTGCTGTTGCGTGCAACTGAACCACTGAAATGACGTGGGCGGCTTCCATTCCTCTGGTTAGTTATTCGGAATCCACCAACAGGCAACACCAATACCTCCTCTCAGATAGATCTTCCTTGCTCTAATGTTAGCAAGCTCTTTCAGTTTACCAGTCTTGACAATGTCAGTCCACTCAGGAAGCTCCATCTTGCCGGAACGCTTTATCAGTGTGTTAATCCATACAATGGAAACCCAATTAACTAATGTTCCTAAACTAACTTCTTCATACTCATTCAGCATCTGATTCAGTAAGAATTAATTGTCTAACGGGAATTAAAAGCATGATCATTAGCGGGAAGAGAACTCAAGCAATAGGGACCCATCTAACAATGGTGAAGAATGCTATTGTTACCTTTCAACGAATACAGCATGACACTCTTTCAATTACTCCgtcaaagaaaaggaaaatgttGATCAGATCAAGATAATGATGCATGCATTTTCCTTTTTActttcaaataaaaagtgaaGTATTAGTCAGCCCGAAAGAAAGTCTCAAAAGAATGATGGAGTTACTTGTATCTTCTGCTTGGAGCCATTGTTGCTGGACCAATTATGTGAATAACTGGGACATGTAGCATATCCTACaaatttgaagcttaaattgTCAAGAGATGAAAGACAAAGATGACAAGTTGCTAGACACAACCTGGTTAACAAATAACAATACATGCCTTTATCACTGTCCGATTGTCATATATAGACACCAGGTGACCATGGATCATGGACTGAAGAGTCGTCTTGGAATCCCGTTGGAACACTTTTACCAGATTAGAACCATCGCCAAGATCTTGCCTTTCGGCTCCATAGTGCGGTGAAAAAGAAGACCAAATGATAAAACCAATGCAAAACATCCCATTTGCAAACCTTCATGAAGTTTGGAACTCTGCCAAATTTCGAAATTCATAAACTAGTCCCTACAATCCATCAGAACTCAAATCATTATTTTGATAGCCCTACTTTCTGAACTCCATCATTTTTTATTATCTAAACCTTAGAGTTAGTAAAAAGGCGTAAGCTTCAGTGGCCATTTTTTATAATTGCCGGTAAAAAGTGTTTATTCTCGGCAAATATTCAATTGCCCATAATATTGGCctatacaaaaaataaattagCCGCAATTAACTTATTGCCAGCAAATGATctctaaagtcaatcacacaaGCTCTCACTATATtctcaagaatctgaatagtccgctcgaACTAACCACTAGTTTGCGGGTAAAAAATTATGCTAAGCTCAACCTGTGTACCTAACTCTCATTGTACTACTTTCCAAAAGTAAGATGTAAACTCGATACCTTGTTAGAAATAATAGAAATAGGAACACCGTGCAAACATACTGACCATGGAGTCGCATAACACTATCATCTCCAATATAACCTTCTTGGAACCACCTTACTACATCGTGTCCTTAAGTACTAGCAAATGGGGATCACTATACTCGCGAGCTTTAATGCTCAAACAAGGATGAATATgcaacaacacaagcaagaattcTAGTAAGCTCAGAaaatccaatctcacaaacctaTTGGgaaaggcctgaacatctatagCCAAAGGCCTCTCCTTAGCTGGAATGAATGCTAAACATCCATACTCTCTGCTTTTCTGCTTAAGTCATCCGCTACCACATTCGCTTTGTCTGGATAATACacgatggtgatatcataatccttaagtaactcaagTAATCTCtgttgcctcaaattcaaatccttctgcttgaacaagtgttgaAGAGTACGATGGTCAGTGTAAACTTTACATGACACATGgtacaagtaatgcctccaaatcttgagtgcaTGCTCAATAGTtgtcaactctaaatcatgaactaGACAGTTCTTCTCACGAGGCTTTAACTACCTTaacgcataagcaatcactctaccatcctcCATCAATACACCGCTAAAACCAATgcacaaagcatcacaatacactgcatATGACCTGAACCTGTGAGCAATATCAACACTAAGGTTATAGTCAAAGTAGTATTGAGCTTCTCATATCTCTCATCTAGCTCATTAGACTATTTAAAAGGAATACTTTATGAGAACTTAGTCAATGGGGCTATAATGGATAAAAATCCCTCAATAAAATGACGGTAATAGTCTGCCAAACCCAAGATCGAGTCTTCGTAGTTATGGTAGATCTCAGCAATTTCTGAACCGCCTCAATTTTCTTTGaatcaaccttaataccatcaccAGACACTATGTGACCCAAAAATACAATTGAATCCAACAAAAACTCACACTTGCAGAACTTAGCATGGAGCTTCATTTTCTCCTaagtttgaagcacaatcctcaaatgctactCATGTTCCTCTTTACTACGAGAATaaaccaagatgtcatcaatcaacactatcacaaaagaatccaaataagctTGAACgcctggttcatcaaatctatgaaagCCACTGgcgcattagtcaaaccaaatgacatcaccaagaactcataatgatcaTAACAAGTCCTAAAAGTTTTCTTAGGGATATATGAAGCACTAATCTTTAGCTGATAGTAACCTGATCCCAAGTCAATGTTAGAGAACACACTAGCACTTTGAAGTTGATCAAACAAattatcaatacgaggcaataggTACTTATTTTTTACGGTAACCTTCTTCAATTgcatgtaatcaatgcacatccatatAGTACCATTATTTTTACAAACAACACTAGTGCACCCCTAGGAGAAATACTCAATCTAATATATCTCTTATCAAGCAAATTTTacaattgctccttcaactcagctgtaACCATACAGTATGAtagaatagatatgggctgagtatCAGGCACCAAATCCATactaaaatcaatatccctatacGGTGGTATACCTAGTATATACATAAAGAACACATGCAGAAACTCTCTCACCGCTAGTATCGAATCCATGGAAAGAACTTCTGCACTGGTATCCCGAATAAATTCCAAATATACCAAATATTGCTTCTCAATCATATGTTGAGACTTCAAGAATGAGATCACCCTACTCGTAGAATAACCGAGCGACTCTCTCCATTCTAACCTAGGCAATCTTAGCATAGCTAAACtcatagtcttggcatgacaatccaagataTCATAATACTGGGATAACCAATCTATGCCAAGAATCACCTCAAAAATTTACCATATCCGATAATAAGAGATTAATTGTCCCGTCATACCCATTAATAGTAACCACACAAGGCGATAAATCCAATCAACCATAATAGAATTTTTAACGGGCATAGACACGTAAACAAGAATATCTAAAGAATACGAGACACCCAAATGTGATGCAAAAAAAGGATGACACATACAAATAAGTAGAACGCGGTACAAATAACACTACATGTAATGACTGTATCAGATGCAACCGCTTCAGGCCTACCTAGAAAAGCATACAATGACCCTGGCTTTCATCTGCTTGTCCTCCAcatctaggacgacctctaactgcatatcctccacctctagctggttggacAGTGGTATAACATATGGATCCGGGATCATAACCTAAGTTTCCTACTAAGATGTACTACTCACAATTTATACAATTCTTCTTGATATGCTCCATGTCTACACACTTAAAACAACCCCTCTATTGGTATGGCTGCTAGGACTGAGCCTATCCTTACGTCTTGAATAGTCACTGCAGGAGCTGGAGGCACACTGTCAGATGACTGCCCCAAACGAGTACCATGTGAAACATGACTATACATTTAATTTTTTGTCAAATaaatttgtttacccgaaaacggatagagttgaatttatacgtagttttaaagatacgtggtataacttggaacaaatcaaaaaaaaagtagaaatatatcttggtcggtcttggtaatggtcggtctctgaatctcgagctcgatattaactcgagctcgGCATTGATCGGTCTTTGGCTCTCGAGCTTGATAACTCGACTTCTCATCGtatctcgatattataatgacgaccCTCGGTCCATTGTGTTTCATTCTTGACTAATtatacgaagggcaaactcgattttgaccatatacagatagtcctctcatttctcagaaagaatgtggcgagaaacgatatgatttttcaacttctgactagatatacactgacgtCTGCATCGAGCCCGATTATGACATATGTGACAAATGTCccatcggtccagttaccaagacATTAAATATTTGTCAGTCGTTGGTCGGCCCTACCGGTTCTGAACCGTCATTATCAGGCCTATAAATATTCAAACTTTTATTCACATCCAAAATTTTTACTCAAAAAGTTTTTCCTCTACTTTTGTATCTTCTTCAAAAATCCTTCTGCTTCATATACTTTACATCACAAACAAACCCAATTCTCTTTTCCTTTATTCATTaatggcgaaaacctccaaaACGGTGTCACAGAAAGAGGTCATTTCTTCATCGCGGCCTTCCGACGGCGAGGATGCGGCGGAGCCCCGCCCTGAGGAGTTCGTTCCAGTAGGGTGCTCGATTGTCATTGATTTCAAAGTCAAAAAACCCTCTTCGGTACCGGGTCGATGTGAGCCGATCTCGAGGTATGAGTGTTCAATAACCGAGAACATTCTTGAAAAGGTAGAAAAGGAATGCAACTGGGGCGACAAGCACTTGGTAGTTCCATCGCCCGAAGAAttaattactacccacgtggaagggttcttaagtgtttatacttacccttttacGTTGGGTCCATTAGATCCCGTCATCGTCGCTTTTTGTAAAATATACGACGTGACCCTTGGCCAGATTCATCCTTcgttttggagaatagtgattcttctcCGATTCTTCTCAAgaaaaatcgaggggtgtcttttcaccctcgatcaccttatatGCCTTTATaatccccgactctatcgaggaggACTGATCAAGTCAGCTCGCCGAGCCACTAAAGCGCCGTTCTCAAGTATAGATGAAACtcgtgatcgaggttggatgggccagTTTGTTCGAGTCAAAACCTCAGACGTGATTTCTGCCGCTGACATgccgtttcctgagaaatggaatatgagccgtgagtaTTTACTTCCTTTTGAGCATTTTAATATGGGGCCgcctttcattttcttgatccactCTTTCTTTTCTATTACAGTTGTGGCTTAGATGCCGGAATCGATCCCAGACCTTAAACAATGTGTTGAAGGTCTCGTGCTGCAGAGACTATACTCTGAGGTGCTTGGGTGgaactatcaaagggtcgatgggaggcccgtagcCACGGTAAGTCTCTTTCTCAGTTTTGTTTGTAGCTCGATCTTCTTCACTTACTTACCCTCTTTTTTTCCTTTGTAGGACTCGGGAAAGATGTTTTTATGAGGCTCCCATCTGGTGATGAAGAGGTTCATGTCCTGAAGTAGATTAAAGAGAGGAAAAGAAAAGATGCACCGAGTTCCCCGGTCTCGGACAAGAAAAACCTGGTGAAGAGAACTCGCAAACCCAAGGGGGCTCCGATATCATGCCTTTGGACTCGATCCGCCTATTaagggatgagcccgaagaagaagaagaggagttaGCATGTGTGCGGGTAaatgttgtgatacaacaatccTCCGAATCGGCGGAGGTTAACAAGGGAGTTATGGCCGTGATTCCCAAACAAGGAAAAGCCGAGAATATTCGATCTCGAGCTGAGGTGATCGAGGGAGAGACCGAGGGTAGGACATCTCGGGTAGAAGATATATCGAGGGACGAGCTCGGGATAATCAATATTACTGGATCCCCTAAGATATCAGATGCTATGATCCGTGAGGCTAGCATGTTGGAAGGTCAATCCTATGAGGGCATTCAGGAGCCGACCGATATCCACGGATTTTTAGATGGGATCGAGTCAGCTGCCTTGGAGGAGGTTATCGGGTTTGGCGTATTACCAATACCAAAGAAAGCATCATGGTCGGGATCTGCCGGGTCTTCATCAATTCTgaaactggtggaccgattcccggCCCCGAGTATTGATCCCGATCGTAGGCAGAAGGTAGTGCTCTCCGTCCCGTAAGATACCCAAATTCCCTCCCCCCCTCCTCGTAGGggttgccagttaccttcggtccttggtgactgAAGAGGATCAATCGGTGGTGAATGCGGTAGGACCTGcctgccttttcaacgaggcccgacatgctctgaatcgggtaaatTCGATGGCATTTTTGTTATTTCTCTTATATTTAGATATGCAGTTAACTCTAACATATTTCCTATGTTTGTAGGCTTTGGTGCTGCATCACGAGGCCTTCTTCCGAGTCCGAGAGGAGCACGAGGCTGAGGTTCggaacctcactgagaagagtgactcttacaagcttcttagtgaaaaATTTTGAGAAAATTTGACAGTAGCTCGAGAAGAGCATGAGGAGATGGCTAAGCAGGTATTCTGAATtttccatgatagtgaagatgaattagAGATTACCACTAACGATCtgattctgcaggttcggcagaggatcgagcagatCGGATAACTCAACTCATAAGTAGATGGGCTACTGGCCGAGGCGGaagaatttaaaaataatatggatatccttgcctcgaaaaaggaagtCGTTCAAGCTCAGTTGGAGTTGTCTGAGGCCCAACTTCGATCTACGAAAGAAAATGCCTCAGGGCTGATCGAGAGGATGATAAAGCAAGCTTGGCTGatgaacttgaagtggccagatctgaggtgaccGAGGCCAGtaaaagagctgatgctaaagtggcccagtttagGATCGATGTTGAAGTCAACCAAGCTAAAGCCAAGAGCATGGTCGAGAACGCTAAATGGCAAGCTTGGAGAGAAGCTCTCGAGTAGGTCAGTGCTCAGGGCTTCTATGTTGGGGTCGAGATTGAAATTGCCAAGGCGGAGGAAAACAAGGCTTGAAGGCTGGCCTTTCCTGAGGAAGACTTCGATAGCTCGAGCGAATCTGAAGATGGGGAAGATGCCGAGGATGCGGCCTCCAATGAAGACCAAGCCATTTAGGATCTTAgctagttgttgttatttctttTGAGGCTGTTTTTGGTCTTTGTAAAGAACTTCCTTCGGGCCAAGTTGCCTTTGTACAAGATTTGTATATAAAACTTTTCCCTTTTATGGCTTCCAAATCTTTTGCTTTTTTGTTAATTTATACAAAGGTCAAAAGTGCCTTAGCATTGAATAATTATTCGAAGGTTCAAGATTGAGATAGTAAGGGCCGATAGTAAGTACTCGACTCGACCGTTTCTTATAGGCACTCCTCCAGTGAATGTATGAATTCGAACTGAGGTAGCCTTTTTAAGCTTGACTCGGGGCAATAGTTCGAACTAGAATCAACGTGGCCCTTgagcttaatggttgagtgaaaatgatttctcaaactcgaagcGAAAAACAACCCTTTATGCTTTATGGTCGAGTTAGTGTTTGCttcaaactcaaagtaagagtagcccttaagctt of Nicotiana tomentosiformis chromosome 7, ASM39032v3, whole genome shotgun sequence contains these proteins:
- the LOC104088437 gene encoding uncharacterized protein isoform X1; the protein is MPSLQTALPPELANNAIRLYRECLRRAKYIGSKQHNTELLVGMVRQQFKKHMHETDPDRIQKLKDDAARGLINHMLHESEKMTGRKFSQSS
- the LOC104088437 gene encoding uncharacterized protein isoform X2, whose amino-acid sequence is MPSLQTALPPELANNAIRLYRECLRRAKYIGSKQHNTELLVGMVRQQFKKHMHETDPDRIQKLKDEIRERSILTL